Proteins found in one Thermodesulfobacteriota bacterium genomic segment:
- a CDS encoding nicotinate phosphoribosyltransferase, whose protein sequence is MKSIHRAGPLFTDLYELTMAAGYYKHQIVSTATFSLFIRDYPSNRNFFVATGLNDVLGELESFHFSPSDIDYLKTTQLFPPEFLSYLKTLRFSGDMYALPEGTIFFANEPIVEVTAPMIEAQILETLMLNTIGFSTMIASKAARCIHAANGRSLVDFSLRRTHEKDAGMKVARSTYIAGFNATSNVLAGKTYGIPISGTMAHSYISAFGSEFDAFSAYSDSFPENSIFLIDTYDTIQGAHHAVKVAKQMEQKGHSLTGVRLDSGDMVMLSKKVRKILDNAGLFGVKIFASSGFDEFKIADYISQGAKIDAFGVGTKVGVSADSPYLDIVYKVVRVKDRDTRKLSPGKITLAGKKQVFRRTGRQGLFLEDIIGLRDDSFKDGKPMLEKVMEKGKRIGTYPSIEEIRNGFKNEFVLLDDKYKSLHDKQTYPVKLSDRLIKLQKKL, encoded by the coding sequence ATGAAAAGCATACACAGGGCAGGCCCCCTTTTTACCGATCTTTACGAACTTACCATGGCGGCCGGTTATTATAAGCACCAGATCGTATCAACAGCGACTTTTTCTCTTTTTATAAGGGATTATCCTTCCAACAGGAATTTTTTTGTTGCCACAGGCCTGAATGACGTGCTGGGAGAACTGGAGTCTTTTCACTTTTCCCCAAGCGATATCGACTATTTAAAAACGACCCAACTTTTTCCCCCGGAATTTTTATCTTATCTGAAAACACTCCGTTTTTCAGGAGATATGTATGCCTTGCCTGAAGGCACCATTTTTTTTGCCAATGAACCGATTGTAGAGGTGACTGCGCCTATGATTGAAGCCCAGATTCTGGAAACCCTTATGCTTAATACGATTGGATTTTCCACCATGATCGCTTCAAAGGCCGCCCGGTGTATACATGCGGCCAACGGCCGGTCTCTGGTTGACTTTTCGCTTAGAAGAACCCATGAAAAGGATGCCGGGATGAAAGTTGCCAGAAGTACTTATATCGCCGGATTTAATGCCACCAGCAATGTTTTGGCAGGCAAAACATACGGCATCCCCATATCAGGAACCATGGCCCATTCTTACATATCTGCATTTGGCAGTGAATTTGACGCATTTTCAGCCTATTCGGATTCTTTTCCCGAAAACTCCATTTTTCTTATTGATACATATGATACCATTCAAGGGGCACACCATGCGGTAAAGGTTGCCAAACAGATGGAACAAAAGGGACACTCCCTTACCGGTGTCCGGCTGGACAGCGGAGACATGGTGATGCTGAGCAAAAAGGTTAGAAAAATTTTGGATAACGCAGGTCTCTTTGGGGTAAAAATTTTTGCCAGCAGCGGTTTTGATGAGTTTAAGATAGCCGATTATATTTCGCAGGGGGCTAAAATAGATGCGTTCGGAGTCGGCACCAAGGTGGGTGTTTCTGCAGATTCACCCTATCTGGATATTGTTTACAAGGTAGTCAGGGTCAAAGACCGTGACACCAGGAAATTAAGTCCCGGTAAAATAACCCTTGCCGGCAAAAAACAGGTTTTTCGCAGGACAGGCAGACAGGGGCTGTTTCTGGAAGATATAATAGGGCTTAGGGATGATAGTTTTAAAGATGGAAAACCGATGCTGGAAAAAGTCATGGAAAAGGGAAAAAGAATAGGCACGTATCCGTCTATTGAAGAAATCAGAAATGGATTTAAAAATGAATTTGTCCTTCTTGATGATAAATATAAGTCACTTCATGATAAACAAACATACCCCGTCAAACTTAGCGACCGACTCATCAAACTGCAGAAAAAATTATAA
- a CDS encoding isochorismatase family cysteine hydrolase, whose amino-acid sequence MPRKALIIVDMLNDFIDPKGTLYCGDQAESIIPFVRDRLSAFRKNKDLVIFLQDSHDENDLEFAKFPKHCVTDTWGNEIIAELAPVSGEKIVPKKRYSGFYGTDLERILQDANIKEVEITGVCTSICVMDTVGGLANRDYIVSVPVKGVADFDNEMHEFSLKRMKQLYGARVS is encoded by the coding sequence ATGCCAAGAAAGGCCTTAATCATTGTCGATATGTTAAACGATTTTATCGATCCAAAGGGTACTCTTTATTGTGGGGACCAGGCAGAATCAATTATCCCCTTTGTTCGTGACAGGCTTTCAGCTTTCAGGAAAAATAAAGACCTGGTTATCTTTCTGCAGGATTCACACGATGAAAATGATTTGGAGTTTGCCAAGTTTCCCAAGCATTGTGTCACCGATACCTGGGGGAACGAAATTATTGCTGAACTTGCCCCCGTATCTGGTGAAAAAATAGTCCCCAAAAAAAGATACAGCGGTTTCTATGGAACCGATCTTGAAAGAATATTACAAGATGCAAATATTAAAGAAGTTGAAATTACCGGCGTATGCACATCTATTTGTGTAATGGACACGGTAGGAGGCCTGGCAAATCGTGATTATATCGTGTCGGTTCCTGTTAAAGGTGTAGCCGATTTTGATAATGAGATGCACGAATTTTCTTTAAAAAGGATGAAACAGCTATACGGAGCCAGGGTTTCATGA